One stretch of Buteo buteo chromosome Z, bButBut1.hap1.1, whole genome shotgun sequence DNA includes these proteins:
- the LOC142027139 gene encoding uncharacterized protein LOC142027139 has product MKTKRRKRRDASALFAPPRGSASFQVFFLPPLPTCTEHPHAPGRTSAERSPREAAGGGRKARAGAGPSPARGPPGRWRGGGRTGTGGIGGSRSPCPVHRAARPGWAGGASRPGRRPCGGSGRCGARRPWCCGRSCRPPARRGSRRRPPGPRSSPETCPWLPRCPSPPHRLPRSPCGAPRPGGRRPRPPGPPGSGSGSAWDPAVCPAHRRPPHPCPPPGAAPRQRLPARRRREAAAAAAACPPCLLLAGRALRAAAAPAALNAPRGGGSAALNRQPAPGAAARRRQRQAPRAPRPAPPPQRQVMMPPVRPPPPDQGPRPAARPLGGGPGPAAAAALSPRNGRWLPPPPPPSCPRSPSPERARYAKAPPAALTATREEERPRRASPPGLQQEGAARGRRPAWGGRSEQEGASGASRLPAPALRPLHLIPARRRQELGREPAGVASQRPLASPARAEARCRGGGAGGAARSPGSARSRRWRRRRSRLPGPPAALAGRAAAAAPPGPDYGRRRRIRPAAARGGAGGRGAPALDRLSKPVSPPAAATSRERSAGSAGCGCSLTVSGCKRSGCAARMSKCKDEMSACGKAWTSKCRGCTGMPAHRYLEGGINEESRKSVISLAALILREAKALF; this is encoded by the exons atgaaaacaaaaagacgCAAGCGACGCGATGCATCCGCGCTGTTTGCGCCTCCTCGAGGCTCCGCgagctttcaggtttttttcctcccgcCGCTGCCGACCTGCACCGAGCACCCGCACGCCCCGGGGCGCACAAGCGCCGAACGCAGCCCcagggaggcggcggggggagggCGCAAGGCCAGAGCCGGGGCCGGTcccagcccggcccggggaCCGCCGGGGAggtggcggggtggggggagaacgGGGACGGGGGGGATAGGCGGCAGCCGCTCACCTTGTCCAGTTCATCGTGCAGCTCGGCCAGGCTGGGCCGGAGGAGCTTCTCGCCCAGGTCGGCGGCCGTGTGGCGGTAGTGGTCGATGCGGGGCACGGCGTCCATGGTGTTGTGGCCGAAG CTGCCGCCCCCCGGCTCGCCGGGGCTCTCGTCGCCGGCCGCCGGGTCCACGAAGTTCACCCGAAACCTGCCCTTGGCTTCCTCGCTGCCCTTCCCCGCCGCACCGCCTTCCCCGCTCGCCTTGCGGGGCTCCTCGGCCGGGCGGCCGGCGCCCTCGGCCACCAGGTCCACCTGGAAGCGGCTCTGGCTCGGCGTGGGACCCAGCGGTCTGCCCAGCGCACCGCCGCCCGCCGCATCCTTGCCCTCCTCCGGGCGCCGCTCCTCGCCAGCGGCTCCCGGCGCGCCggaggcgggaggcggcggcagctgctgctgcttgcccTCCATGCCTGCTCCTCGCCGGACGAGCACTgcgcgcggcggcggcccccgctGCTCTGAACGCGCCtcgcggcggcggctccgctgCTTTAAACCGCCAACCAGCGCCCGGGGCTGCAGCGCGCCGCAGACAACGCCAGGCGCCgcgcgcgccccgccccgcccccccgccgcagcGCCAGGTGATGATGCCTCCGGTGCGGCCGCCGCCCCCTGACCAgggcccccgccccgccgcgcgcCCCCTCGGGGGGGgacccggccccgccgccgccgccgccctctcGCCCCGCAACGGCCGCtggctcccgccgcccccgccgccttCCTGCCCCCGCTCGCCTTCCCCCGAGCGCGCCCGCTACGCCAAGGCGCCGCCCGCCGCTCTGACAGCGACACGCGAGGAGGAGCGGCCGCGCCGGGCGAGCCCACCGGGGCTTCAGCAGGAGGGAgcggcgcggggccggcggccggcGTGGGGTGGCAGATCCGAGCAGGAAGGGGCCTCCGGTGcctcccgcctccccgcccccgccctcCGGCCGCTCCACCTGATCCCCGCTCGGCGGAGGCAGGAACTCGGACGCGAACCGGCCGGCGTCGCCTCGCAGCGCCCGCTCGCTTCCCCCGCTCGGGCTGAGGCGAGatgcaggggggggggggccggcggcgccGCCCGCTCCCCAGGCTCCGCCCGCTcccggcggtggcggcggcgacGCTCGCGGCTCCCCGGCCCGCCGGCGGCGCtcgcggggagggcggcggcggcggctcctcccGGCCCAGATtatggccgccgccgccgcatccgccccgcggcggcccggggaggggcggggggccgCGGCGCTCCGGCGCTCGACCGCCTGTCAAAGCCTGTTagcccgccggccgccgccacATCTCGCGAGAGGAGCGCCGGCTCCGCGGGCTGCGG CTGCTCCTTGACGGTGTCCGGGTGTAAACGGTCCGGATGCGCGGCTCGGATGAGCAAGTGCAAAGATGAGATGTCTGCCTGCGGGAAAGCGTGGACCAGTAAATGCCGGGGATGCACTGGAATGCCTGCCCACCGATACCTTGAAGGAGGAATAAACGAGGAGAGCAGAA AATCGGTGATCAGCCTGGCTGCGCTCATACTGAGGGAGGCCAAAGCACTGTTTTGA